The Spirochaetota bacterium genome contains a region encoding:
- a CDS encoding thioredoxin family protein, translated as MKRRSVLVALFIASSIYANGISWHTDASKALAEAAKKNTIVMIDAYTDWCGWCKELDKKTYTDAKVIALAKEFVSLKVNPEKGGKNADFLSRYRVEGFPTILFVDAHGALIYVIGGFAGPKEFATKMADVLTIQERYLALAQSYAKGDRKDAAEYLDMLVSRGDITKALSVFNVLSGANVIAKEKRGTYYIAFGSHFGEAKEYAMALPWFEKAEKEYPRTDVGYQGIFFRAITLGNMKKIKECDALLSKVISDKGTSKEWRTRFEGLLKEGQR; from the coding sequence ATGAAAAGACGTTCCGTACTCGTCGCTTTGTTCATCGCGTCATCGATTTACGCCAATGGGATATCCTGGCATACCGACGCATCCAAAGCGCTCGCGGAAGCGGCGAAAAAGAACACCATCGTCATGATCGACGCGTATACCGACTGGTGCGGCTGGTGTAAAGAGCTCGATAAGAAGACCTACACCGATGCGAAGGTGATAGCACTTGCAAAGGAATTCGTTTCGCTCAAGGTCAATCCCGAGAAGGGCGGGAAGAACGCCGATTTCCTCTCGCGCTACCGTGTCGAGGGGTTCCCCACCATTCTGTTCGTCGATGCACATGGCGCGCTTATCTATGTCATCGGGGGATTCGCCGGGCCGAAGGAATTCGCGACCAAGATGGCGGATGTGCTCACTATTCAGGAACGATATCTAGCGCTCGCGCAATCGTACGCAAAAGGCGACAGGAAAGACGCCGCGGAATATCTCGACATGCTCGTGTCACGAGGCGATATTACGAAGGCGCTCTCCGTCTTCAACGTCCTTTCCGGAGCGAACGTCATTGCGAAAGAGAAACGCGGCACCTACTACATCGCGTTCGGCTCCCATTTCGGCGAAGCGAAGGAATATGCGATGGCGCTGCCGTGGTTCGAGAAGGCCGAAAAGGAATATCCGAGAACGGATGTCGGCTACCAGGGAATATTCTTCCGCGCGATAACCCTCGGCAATATGAAAAAAATAAAGGAATGCGATGCGCTCCTGAGCAAGGTCATTTCAGACAAGGGGACATCCAAGGAATGGCGTACTCGTTTTGAAGGATTACTGAAGGAAGGCCAGCGCTAA
- the add gene encoding adenosine deaminase codes for MVLKKTLMLLPKIELHRHLEGAMRPETLREFAAKKKLTQYPYTNPKKFKSVVTISKGDKPDFLYFLSKFINVWYSSLKDVERVSFEAVEDAAKDNVLYYEMRFSPEHYAFVNNFKRDAVVNAVIAGARKAEKKYKHIRVKYLLTLNRQKQTVREMEYLFDMAKTFHFDGMVGIDLAGDELNYPAKQFKGIFRKIKDAGLFGITIHAGEVVGPFSMWDAIKHLNADRIGHGVAAIKDKKLMHYLTEHDITLEQCITSNLQTGAAASIASHPLPHFLKAGVPVAMATDDPSIEDITLSDDYEIAAKHFSFGFEEFRQVNLNAIKAAFLSFTEKEKLKERYLAAFAAFEKKAARSKR; via the coding sequence ATGGTATTGAAAAAAACATTGATGCTTCTGCCCAAGATAGAGCTTCATCGGCACCTTGAGGGGGCCATGCGTCCCGAGACGCTCAGGGAATTCGCCGCAAAAAAGAAGCTTACGCAGTATCCGTACACCAATCCGAAAAAATTCAAATCGGTGGTCACCATCAGCAAGGGTGATAAGCCGGATTTCCTCTATTTCCTCTCGAAGTTCATCAATGTCTGGTATTCATCGCTCAAGGACGTCGAGCGTGTCTCCTTCGAAGCCGTCGAGGATGCGGCAAAGGACAATGTTCTTTACTACGAAATGCGCTTTTCCCCGGAGCATTATGCCTTCGTCAATAATTTCAAGCGTGATGCAGTGGTCAATGCCGTCATCGCCGGGGCGCGAAAAGCGGAAAAGAAATACAAGCATATCCGAGTGAAATATCTTCTGACGCTTAACCGCCAGAAACAGACGGTGCGCGAGATGGAATATCTTTTCGATATGGCGAAGACGTTCCACTTTGACGGCATGGTGGGCATAGACCTCGCGGGGGATGAGCTCAATTATCCGGCGAAGCAGTTCAAGGGGATATTCAGGAAGATAAAGGATGCCGGTCTTTTCGGCATTACGATCCATGCAGGCGAGGTTGTCGGTCCCTTCTCCATGTGGGATGCGATAAAACACCTCAATGCAGACCGCATCGGTCATGGCGTCGCCGCTATCAAGGACAAGAAGCTCATGCATTATCTCACTGAGCACGATATTACGCTTGAGCAATGCATTACGAGCAATCTGCAGACGGGCGCCGCAGCATCGATCGCATCGCACCCGCTCCCGCATTTCCTCAAAGCGGGCGTGCCGGTCGCAATGGCCACCGATGATCCCTCCATCGAGGATATCACGCTTTCCGACGACTACGAGATCGCCGCGAAGCATTTTTCGTTCGGATTCGAAGAATTCAGACAGGTCAATCTCAATGCGATAAAAGCGGCGTTCCTGAGCTTTACCGAGAAGGAAAAGCTCAAAGAGCGTTATCTCGCGGCGTTCGCCGCGTTCGAGAAAAAGGCGGCGCGCTCGAAGCGTTAG
- the hisA gene encoding 1-(5-phosphoribosyl)-5-[(5-phosphoribosylamino)methylideneamino]imidazole-4-carboxamide isomerase, whose amino-acid sequence MLQVIPAIDILNGKVVRLYQGSYDAVTEYGDDPAEQAEAFVKAGAARIHIVDLNGAREGTTVNASVIEDMRRRVSCTLEVGGGIRTMKDIKRYADIGIDHLILGTKAIIDIDFLENAVRTYGERIITGLDVKDGKPAVGGWYDIVENSVEVLLREYERIGVRTVIHTDIRSDGAFTGISADAVRSFLSKTTIQVIISGGVASISDIRTLMGIDTPNLLGVITGKAIYDGRLSLEEALLLTRNGG is encoded by the coding sequence ATGTTACAGGTAATACCGGCTATCGATATTCTCAACGGCAAAGTGGTGAGGCTCTATCAGGGGAGCTACGATGCGGTGACCGAATACGGTGATGACCCTGCCGAGCAGGCGGAAGCGTTCGTAAAAGCAGGGGCGGCGCGTATCCATATCGTCGATCTCAATGGCGCCCGCGAGGGAACGACGGTGAACGCGTCCGTTATCGAGGACATGCGCAGGCGTGTGTCCTGTACGCTTGAGGTCGGCGGCGGCATACGCACCATGAAGGATATCAAGCGGTATGCGGATATCGGCATCGATCATTTGATACTCGGCACGAAGGCCATCATCGATATCGATTTCCTTGAGAACGCGGTGCGTACATACGGCGAGCGCATTATCACCGGACTCGATGTGAAGGACGGGAAGCCCGCGGTCGGCGGCTGGTACGACATCGTCGAGAATTCCGTTGAGGTGCTTTTACGTGAATACGAGCGCATCGGCGTGCGTACGGTCATTCATACCGACATTCGGAGCGACGGCGCCTTTACCGGCATCAGTGCCGACGCGGTGCGTTCATTTCTGTCGAAAACGACGATACAGGTCATCATTTCCGGGGGGGTTGCATCCATCAGCGATATTCGCACGCTTATGGGTATCGATACCCCCAATCTTCTCGGGGTCATCACCGGAAAGGCTATTTATGACGGGCGGCTATCCCTTGAGGAAGCCCTTCTTCTCACGCGAAACGGCGGTTGA
- the hisH gene encoding imidazole glycerol phosphate synthase subunit HisH produces MLALIDYGMGNLGSVKKAFEFIGAEVKRTDKPADLRKARGLILPGVGAFPAAMKNLAQRRLIDVIRREVAEGKPFLGICLGYQLLFDSSTEMGDTRGLGLIRGRVRKFETDLKVPHMGWNSVTVKKKDIVARDVMDGDYFYFVHSYYPELEDTTDALFETEYGVPFTSAIARGNIYGFQFHPEKSQEKGLSLIRNFMDKVCR; encoded by the coding sequence ATGCTTGCACTCATCGACTACGGCATGGGCAATCTCGGCTCGGTAAAAAAGGCGTTCGAGTTCATCGGCGCCGAAGTAAAACGCACCGATAAGCCCGCCGATCTCAGGAAAGCCCGCGGGCTGATACTCCCCGGCGTCGGCGCTTTCCCCGCTGCGATGAAGAATCTCGCGCAACGCCGCCTCATCGATGTCATCCGGCGCGAAGTGGCGGAGGGCAAGCCCTTCCTCGGCATATGCCTCGGCTATCAGCTTTTGTTCGACTCGAGCACGGAAATGGGCGATACCAGAGGCCTTGGGCTCATACGAGGGCGTGTGCGGAAATTCGAGACCGATCTCAAGGTCCCGCATATGGGATGGAACAGCGTGACCGTCAAGAAGAAGGACATCGTCGCACGGGATGTCATGGACGGCGATTATTTCTATTTCGTCCACTCCTATTACCCCGAGCTTGAGGACACAACTGACGCGCTTTTCGAGACGGAATATGGTGTGCCGTTCACATCGGCCATTGCCCGCGGCAATATCTACGGATTCCAATTCCACCCGGAGAAGTCGCAGGAGAAAGGGCTGTCGCTTATCAGGAATTTCATGGATAAGGTCTGCAGGTAG